GGTGTTGGCGATGCGGACAGTGGCCGGGCGGTGGCCGGAGCCGGGCGAAGCTGCTCGACGAACGTGACGATGGCCGTGATGTCGTCCTGAGTCAGCGTCGCGACATGCTCGGTGATCTTCGTCGCGATCTGCTCATTAGTCAGACCGGCGAACGTCGTATCCACCAGCGTCTTGTAATCGCCATCCGTCAGTGCCGCGATCTCTTCGGCCGGCAGGTTGGCGATGGCGATGTGCCGCTTGAGCGCCTCACTGACCAGCGCGTTCATCTCGTCAGCCGGGACCTCCGCGTAAGCTGGGTCCTTGGCAATCACTGCGGCCACAACATCGTCGACCGTCTGATAGGTCGGTGTCGTCGGCTCAGTCGGTTCCGGCGTTGCCGTCGGTTCGGCCGGCTCGGTTGGCTCCGGCGACGGAATCGGCGTTGGCTCAACGGTCGGCTCGGTCGTCGGTTCTACGGTCGGCTCCGTTGTCGGGCTTGGCTCGACGGTCGGCTCAGTCGTCGGCAGCGGCGTTGGCGTTGCCTCAACAGGCGCGGTTGGCTCCGGTGTCGGCGTGACCGCAGGTTCGGTCGGTTCCGGCGTTGGCGTCGGCTCGACAACCTCGTCCGTCACGTCCGGCGTCGGCTCGACAGGTGGGACCGGCGGTACGGCGGGCACCGGGTCGCTGCCAAGGTGATAGACCTCGACCGAGTTGTTGCGATCCAGGCCGAGCGCGGTGAACGCTTCCCAGTTCATTTCAATGACCCAGTGGGCCAGCCAGCTGCCCAGGTGCGGGTCGGCGACCATGTCACCGACGGTGCAATCGATCGTCACACCGTTGGCGGAGAGGCGCAGCTTGTAGCCGGGGATGTAGCCCGGTCGCACGCAGTAGTAACCGTTGGGATCGTCCTGCCACCCCGGAGCGATCAGGTTCCAGCTCTCGTACAGCCGGAGCGTGCGCTCCCACCAGGCGCGGTCGTAGCTCGGCGAATAGTAGGCTGAGTGCCCTGCGCCGAGGAGCTGCCCGACTTCGGAGCCAGGTGCTGGCGTGACCGGTGCCGATGGGTACTGCGCCAGCAGTGTGTCGCGCATCTGCACGACCTTCTCGACGAAGACCTGCTGGGCCGGATCGTTGTCATCCGGCTGGCCGCCCGAGTAGTAATCGGCAACGATGTCAGCGAAGTTCAGCGACTGCGGGTTCCAGCGGGCGACGTCGCGCGCGGCGTAGGCAGCGTTCAGACCCGGATCGGACATGACCGTCTTGATCGTGATCTCCTCATCGGAGACCTGCAAGCGGGTCATCGAGCCGTCGGAGCCAGCGACAACCGCGTTGATCGCCGTGTTGGTGTTGGTCTGCGTCTGCGTGTCGGTCGGCTCGGCGGTCGCGGTCGGCTCCGGTGTGATCACCACCTCAACGGGTGGCGTGGTCTTTGAGGTCGTCTTCGTCGTCACCGTGCCGGACTTGGCGGTTGCCGCAGCCTTGGCCTTTTCCTCAGCCAGCTTCTCGGCGGTCGACTTCTCCGGGACACCCAGCTCCATCGCAGCCTCAGGCCGCAGGCCGAGGATGCCCTTGCCGCCGTTCTTCAGCGTTGCGGACGGGTTGCCGTTTGATGCAACCAGCTCGATCGCTGCCAGCAGGTGCGGATCGATCAGATTCGCTGTCGCGGCAGCAACGATCTCTTCACCGAACGGGATGCTGCTGGCCAACGGCACCAGCGACGGGTTCGTCGGCTGCGACAGGTTGCGCCACAGGCGATAGTGCAAGCCGACATCGGTCGATTCGACGCGCGGCCCCTCTGGCGCGTTCGGTCGATAGACCAGCACGCGGCGCTCGAAGGCCTGAATCATGACACGTTCCGGCTGGCCGCCAATCGTCGTATCGAGCCAGTACGGCTCAGTCAGCGGATGACCCAGCAGATACAGGTCGGGATAGGGCTGATTCGACGCCCAGGTGTTGAATGGCTCAGCGATGTTGTGGGCGGTGACGGCATCAAACGCGCCGATCGAGACGATCGAATCAGCGACTGCGCCGAGCGTGACAACGCCGGATGCATCCACCAGCGCCGTCACCATCGCGTCCGGTGTGGCGGAACGCGGAACGACCGAGTCGTGCTCAACCAGTCCGAGGCCGGAGCGCGTTGTCGTCGGAGTATCAACTGAAGCGAGCGGCGCGAGTGTCGCGTAGGTCAGTGCCTGTGCCTGCGCCGCATCACCGACGACGGGGATCGTCGCCCGGCCACGCTTGACCTCGACATCATCACCGAACGGGATTTCGCCGGTCAGCATCTCGCGGACGAGCGAAGCGGGAACGACGTACCACGGGTTTGATTGGTCTTCAGAAGGATCGGGAATATCGAGGCGACCCTTTTCGTAATAGACCATCGAGCGCAGACCAGTCGGGCTGTCCTGCTGATACTCAACTGCAAGAGCAAGCGGCTGCTCGCCCCATAGCCACGGCTGGCCGGTGAGCGCGGCGTCACCGTCGCCTTGTTGCCAGGCCGCCTGAATCGCCGGGTTCACCTCTGGTGCGGGCGCAACCGAAGTCGTTACCGGCAGGTCTTCCTCAGCGCGGGCAATGAGTGCGGATTGCAATGGTGCGATCAAAGCGAGGAGCAATGCGAACGTCACGACAATCGTTCGCAGCCACGCCGGTGGGTGAAACGTCACAATGATCCTTCCCGCCACAGGATTGCACAGCATCGTGCAGCATCCGTGGTTGAGCGTTCTTGCTTGACAGCATACCGGTATCAGCGCCATTCGTCATCCCTGCAATCATGACGACAAGGCAATCTGCCAATACCGGATGGCCCGTGGATTGTACCGAGGAGGCTTCCCATCAGCCAAACCAACGCTGCCACGCAACAGATCACGCAGGCATACTTGCCCGCAGAACGGTTGCTCTACCGTTTACAACGAACGAAGTCGGGACAAGGATGCATACATGCCGCAGTTCATCACGGTTGCCCGGGCCGAGGAGATCCCGGTCGGGACGCCGAAGCAGGTCTTTGTCGAGGATCAGCCGATCGCAATCTGCAACGTCGACGGCGAGTTTTTCGCCATCAGCGACATCTGCACCCACGATGCCTACTACCTTTCATATGGCAGGCTCGATGGAGATGAGATCGAATGCCCGATGCACCGGGCTGTCTTCAACGTCCGTACTGGTGAAGTGGAAATTCCGCCGGCGGAGAAATCACTACGCACATTCGCTTGCCGCGTCGTCGATGGCGAGGTGCAGATCGAGGTCTAACTCATCACAATGCCAGAGGCTTGTCCTCAGTGATCCAGCGCGCCACCCGGCCGGTCCAGACCGGGCCCAGCACGCCAATCGCCATCCATATAAACGCTTCAACCGTGATGCTCATACGCGTTTCGTCGGGTCCGGGATCACTGTAATCGCCAAGCACGAACATGGCGATCCACTGGATCAGGACGGCAGCGAGCCAGATCAGCCAGACGTGTCGCGGTCGGAACACGAAGCCGACCGCGAGCGCCACAACTGGGAGCAGCAGCAGCGGCAGAATGTTGTCCGCGTCCGAATTCCAGACAACCCAGAAGATCGGCGCAATCAGCACCAGCATCGACAGCCAGTGCTCGCGCGCGGCGGTAGACAGCCATGCAGATAGATGCAACGACCGTGTCATGGTGCCCTCCTTGTCCATTCCACGAGGAGCCTACGCCCGGACGAATGTCACCAGCGCAATACGCGGCTCGGCACTATGTCAGTCTCGTATCAGACCGGCGGTCGCGCGTCCGCCCATGGTGCCGCTGCCTCGAACGCTGCCGAGGCGCGCAGGCACAGGTCGTCGCGATGCCACGGAGCGACAATCTGCAGACCGACCGGCATGCCTTCGGACGTGAACCCGCAGGGAACCGACGAAGCCGGCCAGCCGGTGACATTGAATGGGAACATGAACGGCCAGCGCCCGCCGGAGAGCTGCTGAACCGACTGTCCGTCGATATCACCTGGCTGACTGTCATACGGCCAGGCAACGCAGGGCATCGCCGGGGTCAGCAACAGGTCGTACTGATCCATGAACGCACGCGCCTGATCGTAGAACGCGGCTCGCGATGTCAATGCGCTGAGCAGCTCGCCGGTCGTGATGTTCTTTCCGATTTCAATAATGGCTGCCATGCTCGGATCAACCCACTCCGGGCGATCCGCCACCTGCGGCCCGTACTTGGCAGCGATGCCGGAACGATAGAGGATCGCGTGCCAGTCGGCGGGAATGTCCCAGCCCGGGTTGGCCTCCACAACCTCGCAGCCGAGATCGGCGAAGCGCTGCGCTGCCGCCTCGGTCAGTGCACGAATCTCCGGATCGACCGGCGCGTAGCCGAGGTCGGCGCTCCAGGCGACACGCAACCCCTTCAGGTCGCCGTCGCAGGCGGCCAGGTAGTCGTCCGGCTGCGCGTCGATCGAGAGCGGGTCGCGATGGTCCGGGCCGGCCATCACCGACAGCAGCAGCGCCGAGTCACGGACCGTCCGCGACATCGGGCCGACGTGCGAGCGCGTCGTCCAGTAGTCGGCGCTGGGCCAGAACGGCACCCGACCGAACGACGGCTTCAGTCCATAGATGCCACACAGCGCTGCCGGGATGCGGATTGACCCTGCGCCGTCCGAGCCGAGCGCCAGGGGCCCAGCACCAACGGCGACTGCCGCACCGGCTCCACCACTGGACGCACCCGAGGTGCGCTCGAGGTTCCACGGGTTGCGCGTCGCCTCCATCAGCAGGTTGTCGCACATGTCCTTGTGGCCGAACGCAGGGGTGTTGGTCTTGCCGAAGATGATGGCTCCGGCATCGCGGATACGCTCGACCGAAGGGGCATCGAAGTCCGGCACGTTGTTCTCGAAGAACTTCGAGCCGTTCGTCATGCGCATGCCCTTGGAGGCGAACAGGTCCTTGATCGAGACGGGGATGCCGTGCAGCGGCCCGAGGTCGTCGCCGCGAGCCACTGCCGCTTCGGCCTCACGCGCGGCCGCCAGTGCCCCATCAGCGTCGAGCGTCATGAAGGCGTGGACCGAAGGTTCGGCTTCAATGCAGCGAGCCAGCACCGCCTCCATCAGCTCGACCGGCGAGAGCCGCTTGGCGCGAATCTCTTCACGGAGCTCCGTTGCCGGTGTGAAGCACAGGTCAGTTGTTGACGACATGATTTCTCCCCTCCCGTTCCCAACGTCTCGATGCTCAGGCGAGCGACGCGTACCACTCGCGGACAACAGCAGTGATGCCCGGGCCGTCGAGCTGGTAGTGCGCATACAGCGCTGCTGGTGGGCCGATCACTGCAAACTCGTCGTAGATGCCGTGGCGCCGCGATCCCCTCCTCGGCCAGCACCTCGGCAACTGCAGAGCCCAGCCCGCCGGTGATGTTGTGTTCCTCGACGGTGATGATCCGCCCGGTTTCGCGAGCGGCGCGGATGATGGCCTCGCGATCCAGCGGACGAACCGTGTGCAGGTCGAGCAGGCGGCAGTCGATCCCCTCGCTCGCCAACGCCTCGACCGCCTCGACTGCTGCCGCCATCGTCAGGCCGTTCGTGATAATAGTCAGGTCGCTGCCGTCGCGATAGGTGATCGCCTTACCAAACTCAAAGTCCGGCACGCCCTCGTGGTAGACGACCGGCTCCCGGCCGCGACCGAGCCGGAAGTAGATCGGCCCCGGCCAATTGAGCGACGCTTCGATGCCGGCCTGAATCGACGGCGCATCGGCTGGGCAGAAGACGGTCAGGTTCGCCATCGTCCGGGTGATCGACAGATCCTCCAGCGCGTGGTGGTTCGTGCCGTAATAGCCCATCGTGATGCCGGCGTGGTGGGCCAGCACGCGCACCGGCAGGTCGTTGTAGGCCAGGTCGGTGCGGATGTGCTCGGCAGCGAGCAGCGCGACGAACGCGGCGAAGGTGCCAATGAAGGGCATTTTGCCGCACGCCGCCATGCCGGCCGCGACCGAGACCATGTTCTGTTCGGCGATGCCGACGTTGACGAAGCGCTCCGGCCACTCCTCGGCGAAGTCGCTGAGACGATTCGAGTGCTTCAGGTCGGCGGTCAACCCAACGATCTCAGGATGCTGTCCAGCCAGCCCGGCCAGTACCCGCCCGGAGACAGCCTCCGTCGTCTGTTTCGCCGAGGTTGTCAGGCTCCAGGAGCGCTTGTCGTGCAGCTCGGTTGGCGGCGCAGCGCTGGGTGGCGTAACAATCGAGACGGGCGCGGTGGCGCTGGTGCGCTCACTCGCCGGCTTCGCGCGCGCGATCGTCGCCCGCTCGGCGCGATGCTGTCGCGCCCAGTCGACGTGATCGCCGTAGGCGGGGGCCGGATCGTCGCCGACCAGCTCGGCCATCGCCCGGTCGTAGTCCTCGCCGAGTAGCAGGCCCAGGTGCCACTCCCGCGAGAGGTCCATGAACGACAGGCCGTAGCCTTTGCGCGTGTGGGCAATGATGCAGAGTGGTCGCGGGTCGGTCCGCTGATCGAGCGCGTCGAACGCATCGACCAATGCGCCGAGGTCGTGGCCGTCGATCTCCCAGACTTCCCACTTAAAGGCGCGGAACTTGTCGGCCAGCGGCTCGATCGGCATGACTTCTTCGGTGAAGCCGTCCAGCGACATCTGGTTGCGGTCGACGATGGCGACGAGATTCGAGAGCTCGAAGTTACCGGCGGCCATCATGGCCTCGTAGTTCTGACCCTCATTCATCTCGCCATCGCCGAGCAGGCAGTAGACGCGATAGTCCAGCCCGTCCATCCGCCCGGCCAGCGCCATACCGGCCGACACTGAGAGGTTGTGGCCCAGCGAGCCGGACGAGAAGTCCGCGCCGGGGATCAGCTTCATATCGGGATGGTCGCCGAACGGGCTGCCGACACGGGTGTAGGTATCGAGGAGCGACGGCTCGTAGTAGCCCAGATCGGCGAGCAGCGGATACTGTCCGACAGCGACGTGCCCCTTGCCGAGCACCAGGCGGTCGCGATTCTCCCAGCGTGGCTCCTCCGGTCGAATGCGCAGCGTGTGATAGTAGAGCGCCGAAAAGATCTCGGCACAGGAGAAGACGCTCGTGTAGTGCCCGCTCTTGGCAATCGCGATCAGCCGCAGCGTCTCTGTCCGCACGAACTTCGCACGGTCGGCCAACACCGCCAGCAATTGTTCGCGTCCCGCAGTGTCGGTCGTTGTAACCTGCTCGTCCCGCATTGAACTCTTCCTCCCTCAGGCGTCTGCACGCCGACTATCCCTCGCCGTGAACCTCTCGCACCCTGGCGAACGCGGCATCGGTGCGCTGCAGCGCCTCGGCCACGTCATCTTCAGTGAGTGCTGTCGAGAGGAACCAGTTGTGCCAGGGGTGCATGTAGACACCGCAGCGCGCAGCCTCGGCACTAAACGTGAACGCGCGCTCGAACTCGGTGTCCTGAACAAAGCTCATGAATGGGACGGTGACCGGGCCGGTCTGGCGGATGCTGAGCCCATGAGAAGCGGCCTGCGCCGCCAGACCTTCACGGAGCACCGCGCCGACGCGCTCCATCTGGTGGATGCCGTCGGTCTCTCGCAGCGTCTGAATCGTCGCGATCGAGGCAGCCATCGGCACGCCGGAGAACCAGTAGGAACCGGTCGAATAGATGCTCGCGGCGGCGTCACGCGCTGCTTCGTTTCCCAGCACTGCCGCGAGCGGCTGGCCGTTCGCGATCGCCTTACAGTAGGTCAGCAGATCGGGCTCGACGCCGAGCGGCGCCCAACTGCCGCCCATGTCGATACGGAATCCGGCGCGGATATCATCGAGGATAAGCAGTGCGCCGGTGTCGTCGCACACGTCGCGCAGCCCGCGTGCGAACTCCGGATCGACAAGCTCCTGGTCATACCAGGCATCGTGGCGGAACGGCGTTACGAGCACAGCAGCCAGGTCGGTACCAGCCTGACCCGCCGCCGCGTGGACACTCTCCAGATCGTTATAGGTATAGAAGAGCTGATTGGCGCGATCTTCCGGCGTCACCCCAGCGCCGCGCGGCGTGCACCAGGGTGCAGCACCGTGATACGCGCCGGTCGCGCGCAGAATCGTCTTGCGGCCGGTGTGCGCGCGTGCCACCGATACCGCGTAGGTCGTGGCATCGGTGCCGTTCTTGGCGAACCACGCCCAGTCGGCGTGCGGGGTGATATCGACCAGCAGCTCGGCAAGCTCGACCCAGCGCTCGGTCGGGCCATTGAAACAGTCCCCCTGCGCCTGTTGCCTGGCAATCGCGTCGACGACAGCAGGATGCTGATAGCCAAGCACGATCGGCCCGAAGCCACACATCAGATCGATGTACTCGTGCCCGTCGACATCCCACAACCGGCTGCCCTGCCCGCGCGCGAAGAACTGCGGAAAACCCTCCGGCAATCGCGCCGTGGACTGATGCCCGTAGACACCTCCCGGCACAACCGCCCGGGCACGCTCCTTCAATGCCGCATTGTGCTGCAGGTGCGCCTCCCCAACGCTGAGATTCTCCCGACCCGCCACATTCATCCCGCCTGACCTGTCCTCACTTACCGCTGCTGCGGCATCAACGCTTATTCGCCGGCTAGCCACCGGCGCGGATTCTCGACCAGCATCGTGGTGATCTCTTCGTCGGAGAAGCTAACCTCACGCAACATCACCGGTACCCCCTCAAGCACGTAGGTGTAGCCGGGGCCGCCATAGGCGGCGCGCTCGGAGATATGGCAGATGTCCTGAGACAGCAGGATCTGGTTGAGGTAGCCACGGTTGGCCAGCTCGCGCACGCCGTTGATCCGGCGTTGCTGATCCCAGCCCAGGCGTGGATCGTTACGATCGAACTCGACGTATGCGCCGCGCCTGGCAACTGCTTCGTGGAAGTCCGAGTGCGGATAGTGGTCGCAGTGGGAGACGACGACCCGGCGCAGGTCGGTGCCTTCCTCCTCCAGGATGTCCAGCAGATCCAGCCCGACCGGCGCGAAGTTGGCGTGCAGCGACATCGGCATGCCAGTGATGCGCTGGGCGCGCGCAGCACCGCGCAACGCCCGCTCTTCCAGCGGCGTCACCCACTCGCGCTCGCAGCCGTTCTCGCCGATGACACCCGGATAGATGCCGGTGTCGCCGACGCCATGTTCGATTTCGGAGATGATCCAGTCGGTGATCGCGCGCACCGACGATTTCTCGACCGCCGGATCGATGTAGGGATTGCGGTAGTAACCACAGCCCATGATGATGTTGAGGCCGGTCTCTTCGGCGACCCGTCGCAGCATCTGCGGATCGCGACCGAAGCAGTCCGTCGTCAGATCGACCAGCGTCGATCCGCCGGCATCCTTGAATTGCTGCGCCTCGATGATCGCCAGCTCGAGGTCATCGAGATAGCCATCGCGGCTGCGACTCATCCGGTAGAGGTCGAGCTGCAAATGTTCGTGCGGCAGGGTGATCCCCAGGTCGTCGCCGGATACCGGCCCGGTTACCGTCATGACTGATGTCGCCACTGCTCCCCCTGTCTCCGCACGATTGCCGACCGGCAATCTGCGCGTCTATCTCTCCAGGCCCACGAAGGGCCAGATCTCCCCAATTTCGTTGGCGGCAGCGATGGTCTGCTCAATGATCTCCGGGTTGTGATGGATGTTCCGGTAAGCCGGAGACACCACACTCACCGCACCGATGACTTGCCGCTTCGGTCCGCTGATCCAGACCGGCGCGGCGACGGCGACGACCTCGTCGGCAGACTCCTGGTCGTTGATCGCGTAGCCGCGTTCGCGAATCAATCGGAACTCATCCTGCAGTTGCGCCAGATCGGTGATGGTGTGGTCGCCGAGCTTCGGTGTGCCGCGCTCGACCAGCACGCGCAGGGCTTCATCCTCGGGCAGGTTCGCTAGCCACACCTTGCCGCCGGCGGTTGCGTGCAGGACAAGGTCTTCGCCGAAGTAGTCGACCACCTTGACGCGCCGCGGGCTCTCGGCCTTGGCGACGAGCACGAGCCGCCCATTCTGGAGCCAGTTCAGCTCGGCGAGCTCCTGCGATGAGTCCGACAGGCGGCGCAGGATAGGCAAGACCAGGTCGTACATCTCCATTGAGCGCACATGCCGGAAAGCGAGGCCCAGCAGGCGGGTCGACAGGCGGTAGTGCTGGGTCAGCTCGTCTTTATAGATGTAGCCGTGCGCGGACAGGCTGGTGAGGATGCGGTGGATCAGCCCCTTGTTGATGCCCATTTCGGTGCTGATGTCAGTCACGGTGCAGCCTTGCGGCGAGCCAGAGAGCATCTCAATAATCGCCATCGCACGTTCCACCGCTGAGACGCTGGAATGCGATGCCACCTCAATCCGGGGCCTGCTACGTGATGATTTGCGGTCGGCCATCGTCACCCTTCGATCTTCGCTTCATGCCATCCGGCACACAGAAGAGATCGCTCACCATGCCGGTAATCGCACAGTAGATCATGGGTCGCTGGCGGTCTACATAGGCGCTGTACGTGCTTGAACGGTTGACCCGGCGGAAGCCGGAATTGCAGCTGCATTGACAACAACGCACAACGTTTTTATACTGCCGTTGCCAATAGTAACGCTGTTACCTAACGAAACGCAATCTCAACTCGCGCAGCACACGCCGCTATGCAGTCGAGATCAGCAGTACCACCGGGGTGCGTCAACGCATGGGTCGCACCGTCCAGCGCAATGCCAGGAAGGACAGCTGATGTCAGCCGGCACACCATCCGTCGAGATTCCACGACACGGCCGCCGAAGCGAAGAGCTGTGGGGCGAGATGGATGCGGCTCGCGAATCTGATGTCGCCTGGCATTCGGGTCGCGTCGCCGCGCTCGTCTATCTGCCGGGCGACGATGTCGCGCAGGTGGCTCGCGAAGCCTATCTGCGTTTCTTCTCGGAGAACGGTCTGTCGGCGCGGGCATTCCCCAGCCTCGCACGCTTCGAGGACGAGGTTGTCCGGATGACCGCCACACTGCTACACGGCGACGAGCACGTCGTCGGCAACATCACATCCGGCGGCACGGAAAGTATCGTGCTGGGCCTGAAGATCGCGCGCGACAAGGCGCGAGTCGATCAGCCGCAGATCGCGCAGCCGCAGATGGTCGTGCCGGAAACGGCGCACCCGGCCTTCAACAAAGGCGCGCATCTGCTGGGTATCGAGGTTGTCCGCGTGCCGGTCGGTACCGACTTCCGAGTACGAGCTGCCGACATCGAGGCCGCCATGACCGAGAACACCATCCTTGTCGCCGGATCAGCCCCGAACTATCCATACGGCATGGTCGATCCGATCCCCGAAATGGCAGCGCTGGCTGCCGAGCGCGGGATCAGCTTCCACGTCGACGCCTGTATTGGTGGCTTCTTCCTGCCGTTCCTGGAGCGATTGGGCAACCAGGTCATCCCATTCGATTTCCGCGTGCCGGGTGTCACCACGATCTCCGCCGATCTGCATAAGTACGGCTTCGCGGCGCGCGGTGCCTCGACGATCCTCTGTCGCAACGACGAGATCGGCCAGTATCGGATTACCACGTTCACCGACTGGCCGGCCGGGACCTACTCGACGCCAACGATGGCCGGGTCGCGTCCGGGTGGCGCAATCGCGTCGGCCTGGGCGGTGATGCAGTACCTCGGCGAGGACGGCTATACCCGCCTGACCGAACAGGCGATGGACGCCACGCGCCGTCTCATTGATGGAGTCACCGAGATTCCCGGCTTTGAAATCTATGGCGAGCCAGACACCTCCGTCCTTGCCTTCGGCTCACCGGATTACGACATGGCAGCGGTCGCGACCGAAATGGAGCGCCGCGGCTGGTTCGTCCACATTCAACGCTATCCAGCGGGCATTCATCTCATGCTCTCGCCCGGACATGCACCGTTCATTGACGACTATCTCGCAGATCTTCGCGAGGCAGTTGCGCTGGTTGCACGCGGCGAGGGCACCAGCGACGGAAGGGAGGCGGTCTACGGCTAAAGTCCGCGCCGAACAGGCGCGACTGCGCGGGACTCTTGGGGATGGGATAGCGTCGGGGAGCTACGGAATCTGTAGCTGGCGTGGGCGCACGAAACCGGAATTACACGTCCACACGACGTGCATGACGACGCCGGATCGGCGTCACGCTCAGGAGGAGACAGAATGAGTCTGAAAGCTTCGATCTTCCGTGCCGAACGTCTGAGTCGGCGGCGACTCCTCGCCGGTATGGGCGTGATCAGTGGCGGCGTGCTCGCCAGCTCATTGCTGGCCGCCTGCGGTGGCAGCGATGACGAGGAGACACCAGCAGCGTCTGGTGGTACCACGCCCGAGGCAACGGCAGCCGATTCCGGTAGCGAGACCGCAACCGAAGCCCCCGCAGAAGCCACGACCGATGCAGGTGCCGAGAGCAGCCCGACCGAGAGTGGAGAGGCGGCCGCGACCGAACCGAGCAACGAGGCGGCTGGAGAAGGCACGTATGGCGGCGTCTTCAACGCAGCAGTGGAGTCACCGCCGCCGACGCTCGATATCGCCATCACATTGGCAGCCGCCGCTCGTGAGGCGACACTCTACTGGCACGAATCCATCGTCGCCTACGGCGAAGGCTATGAGATCGTGCCGCTGGTCGCCGACAGCTGGGAAGCCAGCGACGACGGCATGACCTACACCTTCACGCTGCGCGATGCCAAGTTCAGCAACGGCAAGCAAATGACCAGCGACGACGTCGTGGCGTCCTTCGATCGCTACATGGATGTCACCGCCCGCGCGAGCGCGTTCGAGATGGTCGATTCGTGGGAAGCGCCGGACGACAAGACGTTCGTCATGAACCTGTCCTTCCCCACGATGACGCTCCTCGACGCGCTGGCCTATCCGGTCGGCACGCCGGTCGTGTTCCCGCGGGAGGTCATCGAGGGCAAGGAAGCCGGCAAGCTGGCGAACGAGGACATGATCGGCACCGGACCCTACAAGCTGGCCGAGTGGAAGCCAGACCAGTACCTCAAGCTTGTCCGCAACGACGAGTACGTCGTCACCGGCACCGAGCGAGACGGGCTGGGAGGCGCGCGCGTCCCGTACTTCGACGAGATCAACCTGATCCCGGTGCCGGAAGTGGCCGGTCGTGTCGCAGGTCTGGAAACCGGCGAATATGACTACGCCGCCTCACCGGCCACGACCGAGTACGACCGGCTCAACGAGAACTCCGACATCACGCCGTACATCATCGAGGACCAGCGCTGGATCGTCATCCTGTTCAACTTCCGGAACGACATCTCGAACAATCTCAAGTTCCGCCAGGCGGTCCAGGCGGCGCTCGACATGGACTCGCTCGGACAGTCGGTGACGAACGGACGCAAGGAGTTCT
This Thermomicrobiales bacterium DNA region includes the following protein-coding sequences:
- a CDS encoding aspartate aminotransferase family protein, producing the protein MSAGTPSVEIPRHGRRSEELWGEMDAARESDVAWHSGRVAALVYLPGDDVAQVAREAYLRFFSENGLSARAFPSLARFEDEVVRMTATLLHGDEHVVGNITSGGTESIVLGLKIARDKARVDQPQIAQPQMVVPETAHPAFNKGAHLLGIEVVRVPVGTDFRVRAADIEAAMTENTILVAGSAPNYPYGMVDPIPEMAALAAERGISFHVDACIGGFFLPFLERLGNQVIPFDFRVPGVTTISADLHKYGFAARGASTILCRNDEIGQYRITTFTDWPAGTYSTPTMAGSRPGGAIASAWAVMQYLGEDGYTRLTEQAMDATRRLIDGVTEIPGFEIYGEPDTSVLAFGSPDYDMAAVATEMERRGWFVHIQRYPAGIHLMLSPGHAPFIDDYLADLREAVALVARGEGTSDGREAVYG
- a CDS encoding non-heme iron oxygenase ferredoxin subunit; amino-acid sequence: MPQFITVARAEEIPVGTPKQVFVEDQPIAICNVDGEFFAISDICTHDAYYLSYGRLDGDEIECPMHRAVFNVRTGEVEIPPAEKSLRTFACRVVDGEVQIEV
- a CDS encoding amidase family protein — encoded protein: MSSTTDLCFTPATELREEIRAKRLSPVELMEAVLARCIEAEPSVHAFMTLDADGALAAAREAEAAVARGDDLGPLHGIPVSIKDLFASKGMRMTNGSKFFENNVPDFDAPSVERIRDAGAIIFGKTNTPAFGHKDMCDNLLMEATRNPWNLERTSGASSGGAGAAVAVGAGPLALGSDGAGSIRIPAALCGIYGLKPSFGRVPFWPSADYWTTRSHVGPMSRTVRDSALLLSVMAGPDHRDPLSIDAQPDDYLAACDGDLKGLRVAWSADLGYAPVDPEIRALTEAAAQRFADLGCEVVEANPGWDIPADWHAILYRSGIAAKYGPQVADRPEWVDPSMAAIIEIGKNITTGELLSALTSRAAFYDQARAFMDQYDLLLTPAMPCVAWPYDSQPGDIDGQSVQQLSGGRWPFMFPFNVTGWPASSVPCGFTSEGMPVGLQIVAPWHRDDLCLRASAAFEAAAPWADARPPV
- a CDS encoding IclR family transcriptional regulator, producing the protein MAIIEMLSGSPQGCTVTDISTEMGINKGLIHRILTSLSAHGYIYKDELTQHYRLSTRLLGLAFRHVRSMEMYDLVLPILRRLSDSSQELAELNWLQNGRLVLVAKAESPRRVKVVDYFGEDLVLHATAGGKVWLANLPEDEALRVLVERGTPKLGDHTITDLAQLQDEFRLIRERGYAINDQESADEVVAVAAPVWISGPKRQVIGAVSVVSPAYRNIHHNPEIIEQTIAAANEIGEIWPFVGLER
- a CDS encoding aminotransferase class III-fold pyridoxal phosphate-dependent enzyme, giving the protein MNVAGRENLSVGEAHLQHNAALKERARAVVPGGVYGHQSTARLPEGFPQFFARGQGSRLWDVDGHEYIDLMCGFGPIVLGYQHPAVVDAIARQQAQGDCFNGPTERWVELAELLVDITPHADWAWFAKNGTDATTYAVSVARAHTGRKTILRATGAYHGAAPWCTPRGAGVTPEDRANQLFYTYNDLESVHAAAGQAGTDLAAVLVTPFRHDAWYDQELVDPEFARGLRDVCDDTGALLILDDIRAGFRIDMGGSWAPLGVEPDLLTYCKAIANGQPLAAVLGNEAARDAAASIYSTGSYWFSGVPMAASIATIQTLRETDGIHQMERVGAVLREGLAAQAASHGLSIRQTGPVTVPFMSFVQDTEFERAFTFSAEAARCGVYMHPWHNWFLSTALTEDDVAEALQRTDAAFARVREVHGEG
- a CDS encoding transketolase — protein: MRDEQVTTTDTAGREQLLAVLADRAKFVRTETLRLIAIAKSGHYTSVFSCAEIFSALYYHTLRIRPEEPRWENRDRLVLGKGHVAVGQYPLLADLGYYEPSLLDTYTRVGSPFGDHPDMKLIPGADFSSGSLGHNLSVSAGMALAGRMDGLDYRVYCLLGDGEMNEGQNYEAMMAAGNFELSNLVAIVDRNQMSLDGFTEEVMPIEPLADKFRAFKWEVWEIDGHDLGALVDAFDALDQRTDPRPLCIIAHTRKGYGLSFMDLSREWHLGLLLGEDYDRAMAELVGDDPAPAYGDHVDWARQHRAERATIARAKPASERTSATAPVSIVTPPSAAPPTELHDKRSWSLTTSAKQTTEAVSGRVLAGLAGQHPEIVGLTADLKHSNRLSDFAEEWPERFVNVGIAEQNMVSVAAGMAACGKMPFIGTFAAFVALLAAEHIRTDLAYNDLPVRVLAHHAGITMGYYGTNHHALEDLSITRTMANLTVFCPADAPSIQAGIEASLNWPGPIYFRLGRGREPVVYHEGVPDFEFGKAITYRDGSDLTIITNGLTMAAAVEAVEALASEGIDCRLLDLHTVRPLDREAIIRAARETGRIITVEEHNITGGLGSAVAEVLAEEGIAAPRHLRRVCSDRPTSSAVCALPARRPGHHCCCPRVVRVARLSIETLGTGGEKSCRQQLTCASHRQRSSVKRFAPSGSRRSS